In the Gossypium raimondii isolate GPD5lz chromosome 9, ASM2569854v1, whole genome shotgun sequence genome, one interval contains:
- the LOC105797708 gene encoding LOW QUALITY PROTEIN: CAAX prenyl protease 2 (The sequence of the model RefSeq protein was modified relative to this genomic sequence to represent the inferred CDS: substituted 1 base at 1 genomic stop codon) gives MEIPLSALLSGITNVLLWQNLVVAPLTEELVFRACMIPLLLCGGFKAYDIIFLCPTFFSLVHLNHMMEIYSHHNYSLLKASMVVGLQLDYTAVFGSYSSFLFVRTGNLVAPLIAHAFCNYMGLPVLLIPRKGLVSVAFVAGMLSFAWLLLPLTRPDLXNDRTNNCRCWQGYCLWN, from the exons ATGGAAATACCACTGAGTGCTTTACTCAGC GGTATTACAAATGTTCTATTATGGCAGAATTTAGTTGT TGCACCATTAACGGAGGAGTTGGTGTTTAGGGCTTGTATGATTCCGTTACTTCTTTGTGGTGGATTTAAAGCATACGACATCATTTTTCTCTGCCCTACTTTCTTCAGTTTAG TGCATTTGAACCATATGATGGAAATCTACAGCCACCATAATTATAGCTTGCTTAAAGCCTCCATGGTTGTAG GCCTCCAGCTGGACTACACTGCAGTCTTCGGTTCATATTCTTCATTTCTCTTCGTTCGAACAG GAAACCTTGTTGCTCCTTTAATTGCCCATGCTTTTTGCAACTATATGGGATTGCCTGTGTTGCTCATACCAAGGAAAG GGCTAGTTAGCGTGGCATTTGTAGCTGGAATGTTGTCATTTGCTTGGCTTCTGCTCCCTTTAACACGGCCTGATTTGTAGAATGACAGAACAAATAATTGCAGGTGTTGGCAAGGATATTGTTTATGGAATTAA